From a single Loigolactobacillus coryniformis subsp. coryniformis KCTC 3167 = DSM 20001 genomic region:
- a CDS encoding uracil-xanthine permease family protein, with amino-acid sequence MQEQQKKSNAILDIGDRPAPLQWFGLSLQHLFAMFGSTVLVPILVGLNPGIAILSSGIGTIIYILMTKGKIPAYLGSSFAFIVAMQALMKTQGYPAIAQGSIAVGVVYLIVALIISRIGSAWIDKVLPPIVVGPVVMVIGLSLAGSAANDAMMNNSHYDIKFFIVALITLGLTVFLNMFLKGFFSLIPILLGIVGGYLVAVAFGLVNFAPVMHAAWIALPAFEVPFVNYQPGFYWGAILGMAPIAFVTMTEHMGHIMVLDQLTGRDFFKDPGLHRTLSGDGLASIVAGFIGGPPVTSYGENIGVLAITKVHSVFVLVGAAILAVVFGFVGKLSALIMSIPSPVIGGISFLLFGVIAANGLRILIEHKIDFDEKRNLMIAATILVIGIGGAYLQLGQFQLTGVALATLLGIFLNLVLPKQARNED; translated from the coding sequence ATGCAAGAACAACAGAAAAAAAGTAATGCAATTTTAGATATCGGCGATAGACCAGCACCGCTACAATGGTTTGGCTTATCACTGCAACATTTATTCGCCATGTTCGGCTCGACCGTTTTAGTCCCGATCCTAGTCGGTTTAAATCCTGGGATCGCCATTCTCAGTTCGGGGATCGGCACGATCATCTATATTTTAATGACTAAAGGTAAGATTCCGGCGTACTTAGGCTCAAGTTTTGCCTTCATTGTCGCCATGCAGGCTTTAATGAAAACGCAAGGCTATCCGGCTATCGCCCAAGGCAGTATCGCCGTCGGGGTCGTTTACCTGATCGTTGCGTTGATCATCAGTCGCATCGGTTCCGCTTGGATCGATAAAGTGTTACCGCCGATCGTCGTTGGTCCAGTGGTCATGGTAATCGGGCTCTCTCTAGCTGGGAGTGCCGCTAATGACGCGATGATGAACAACAGCCATTATGATATCAAATTCTTCATTGTCGCATTGATCACTTTAGGCTTGACCGTGTTCCTCAATATGTTTCTCAAAGGTTTTTTCAGCCTGATCCCGATCTTGTTAGGGATCGTCGGCGGGTATCTAGTAGCCGTGGCCTTTGGCTTAGTCAACTTTGCGCCAGTAATGCATGCTGCTTGGATTGCTTTGCCTGCATTTGAAGTACCATTTGTCAATTACCAACCAGGCTTTTACTGGGGCGCGATCCTTGGTATGGCACCGATCGCCTTTGTTACGATGACTGAGCATATGGGGCACATCATGGTTTTGGATCAATTAACTGGCCGTGACTTCTTCAAGGATCCTGGCTTACACCGGACACTTTCTGGTGACGGGTTAGCTTCGATCGTTGCTGGTTTTATCGGCGGTCCCCCAGTTACGAGTTACGGTGAAAACATTGGTGTTCTTGCCATTACTAAAGTTCACAGTGTCTTTGTTCTAGTTGGTGCGGCCATCTTAGCTGTCGTCTTCGGCTTTGTCGGTAAACTGAGTGCTTTGATCATGAGTATCCCGAGCCCAGTGATCGGCGGCATTAGTTTCCTACTTTTTGGGGTCATTGCCGCTAATGGCTTACGGATCTTGATCGAACACAAAATCGATTTCGACGAAAAGCGCAATTTAATGATCGCCGCCACGATTTTAGTCATCGGTATCGGTGGGGCATACTTACAACTCGGACAGTTCCAATTAACGGGTGTGGCGCTGGCTACTTTACTAGGCATCTTCTTAAACTTAGTTTTACCTAAACAGGCACGTAACGAAGATTAG
- a CDS encoding dihydroorotase, with protein sequence MDYLLKNGRLLINDHLQICDLLITDGKIAALGNDLTAAAATTLDLQGNFVSPGLVDLHVHLRDPGQTYKETIRTGSLAAAHGGFTFIGAMPNVTPVPDNVQQVQTMVQRNRAEGVVHIGQYATITTERTGGQLVDFPALKAAGAFAFSNDGSGIQNTATMEQAMRAAAKVGLPLAAHVEDDSLIHGGVMNAGTRAEQLGLPGISNTVETAQLARDLALAQATGVHYHVCHVSTAESVQLIRDAKQAGVNVTCEVTPHHLLLSDQDIPADDGNYKMNPPLRSEHDRQALIIGLLDGTIDCIATDHAPHSDAEKQQSMRQAPFGIIGSEMAFSLLYTNFVKTRIFTLKQLINWLSQKPAQIFQLATSGQLSVGQPADIAVFDLDHPYQITAASLLSKGHNTPFIDTQVCGETVYTFVAGQIAYQRGGTK encoded by the coding sequence ATGGATTATTTATTGAAAAATGGCCGTTTGTTGATCAATGATCACTTACAAATATGCGATTTGTTGATCACAGACGGTAAAATTGCGGCACTAGGTAATGATTTAACCGCGGCAGCAGCAACGACGCTCGATTTACAGGGCAATTTTGTTAGTCCAGGTTTAGTTGATTTACACGTTCATTTACGTGATCCTGGACAAACTTATAAGGAAACGATCAGAACGGGTAGCCTAGCCGCTGCGCACGGTGGCTTTACCTTTATTGGGGCAATGCCCAATGTCACACCAGTGCCTGACAATGTGCAACAAGTGCAAACCATGGTTCAGCGTAACCGTGCTGAAGGTGTGGTCCATATCGGTCAGTACGCGACAATCACAACTGAGCGGACTGGCGGACAGTTGGTTGATTTTCCAGCCTTAAAGGCGGCAGGGGCATTTGCTTTTTCCAATGATGGTTCTGGCATTCAAAATACAGCTACCATGGAACAGGCTATGCGTGCGGCTGCTAAAGTCGGTTTACCTTTAGCGGCTCATGTAGAAGATGACAGTCTTATTCACGGAGGGGTCATGAATGCCGGCACACGAGCCGAACAACTGGGGTTACCTGGTATTAGTAACACGGTGGAGACGGCCCAGCTAGCACGTGATTTAGCGCTAGCTCAGGCTACCGGCGTTCATTATCACGTTTGTCATGTCTCGACTGCTGAATCTGTTCAGCTGATTCGCGACGCCAAACAGGCAGGTGTCAATGTGACTTGTGAAGTCACACCACACCATTTATTGTTGAGTGATCAAGATATTCCAGCCGACGACGGTAACTACAAAATGAATCCACCATTGCGCAGTGAACATGATCGGCAAGCATTGATCATTGGCTTATTGGATGGAACAATCGATTGTATTGCGACTGATCATGCACCCCATAGTGATGCGGAAAAGCAGCAGAGCATGCGGCAAGCACCATTTGGTATTATTGGTAGTGAAATGGCCTTTAGCCTGTTGTATACTAACTTCGTTAAAACACGAATTTTCACTTTAAAACAACTGATTAATTGGCTCAGTCAAAAGCCAGCACAAATTTTTCAATTGGCAACTAGTGGTCAATTAAGCGTAGGACAACCAGCCGACATTGCAGTATTTGATCTTGATCATCCTTACCAGATTACTGCGGCCAGCTTGTTGTCTAAGGGGCATAATACGCCGTTTATTGACACCCAGGTTTGCGGCGAAACTGTTTATACATTTGTCGCGGGTCAAATTGCTTACCAGAGAGGCGGAACAAAATGA
- a CDS encoding aspartate carbamoyltransferase catalytic subunit — protein MIAEPLTCQPALVSMRDLDVRTVEALIHRAEEFKHGTELELTEPVYAANLFFENSTRTHTSFEIAERRLGLSVVDFNPQASSVSKGETLYDTCLTLAAVGVRLLVIRHSQDAYYQELLHQPALPVALINAGDGSGEHPSQSLLDMMTISETFGGFAGLKVAIVGDLNHSRVARSNMEVLQKLGAQVYFSGPEAWYDNQFDQFGQYLPIDELVEQVDVMMMLRVQHERHNDDSTFDQAAYHQQYGLTLARAARMKPEAIIMHPGPINRGVELASDLVESPRSKFVEQMRNGVFIRMAMIESVLRGNRLGGLA, from the coding sequence ATGATTGCAGAACCTTTAACTTGCCAACCAGCTTTAGTTTCAATGCGTGATCTGGATGTCAGAACAGTTGAAGCCCTAATTCATCGGGCAGAAGAATTTAAACACGGGACTGAATTAGAACTAACTGAACCCGTTTATGCGGCTAATCTGTTTTTTGAAAATAGCACACGGACCCATACTAGTTTTGAAATTGCTGAGCGGCGCTTAGGGCTGTCAGTTGTTGATTTCAATCCACAAGCCAGCTCAGTTAGTAAAGGTGAAACGTTGTATGATACTTGTTTGACGTTAGCCGCAGTTGGTGTTCGTCTGCTAGTGATCCGCCATTCACAAGATGCTTACTACCAAGAATTGTTGCACCAACCAGCGCTACCAGTTGCTTTGATCAACGCCGGTGACGGTAGTGGAGAACATCCTTCGCAGAGTTTACTCGATATGATGACTATCAGCGAAACTTTTGGTGGTTTTGCTGGCTTAAAGGTGGCCATTGTCGGTGATCTGAACCATTCGCGGGTCGCACGTTCGAATATGGAAGTTTTACAAAAATTAGGCGCACAGGTTTATTTTTCTGGACCAGAAGCCTGGTATGATAATCAATTTGATCAGTTTGGGCAGTATTTACCAATTGATGAGTTAGTTGAACAAGTTGACGTTATGATGATGTTACGGGTACAGCACGAACGCCACAACGACGATTCGACCTTTGATCAAGCGGCTTACCATCAACAATATGGCTTGACCTTAGCGCGGGCCGCGCGCATGAAACCAGAAGCAATCATCATGCATCCCGGCCCGATCAATCGCGGTGTTGAATTAGCCAGTGATTTAGTTGAGAGTCCCCGCTCAAAATTTGTCGAACAGATGCGTAACGGTGTTTTCATACGTATGGCAATGATTGAAAGCGTACTGCGGGGTAACCGTCTAGGGGGACTAGCCTAA
- the pyrR gene encoding bifunctional pyr operon transcriptional regulator/uracil phosphoribosyltransferase PyrR, with the protein MDKEVVDSVTMKRALTRITYEIIEQSKGTDDLVLVGIKTRGIYLARRIAERMKQLEGLTVPVGELDITLYRDDLHEPGKEEPTLNGSDIPVSIEDQHVILIDDVLFTGRTVRAAMDALMNIGRPKKISLAVLVDRGHRELPIRADFVGKNIPTSLHEQIKVAVEEIDQRDSIFIQKLDQPKTI; encoded by the coding sequence ATGGATAAAGAAGTCGTTGACAGTGTGACGATGAAGCGTGCCCTAACGCGAATCACGTACGAAATCATTGAACAGAGTAAAGGCACTGACGATTTAGTTTTAGTTGGCATTAAGACGCGGGGAATCTATTTGGCTCGACGAATCGCTGAACGGATGAAACAATTAGAAGGCTTGACGGTGCCCGTTGGAGAGCTTGATATTACGTTATACCGCGACGATCTGCATGAACCAGGCAAGGAAGAACCAACCTTAAATGGTTCTGATATCCCCGTGTCCATTGAAGATCAACATGTCATCCTGATCGATGATGTTTTATTCACTGGCCGGACGGTTCGTGCCGCTATGGACGCTTTGATGAACATTGGTCGGCCAAAGAAGATCTCATTAGCCGTCCTAGTCGATCGTGGTCATCGTGAATTACCGATTCGGGCTGACTTTGTGGGTAAAAACATTCCGACTTCATTACACGAACAAATCAAAGTTGCGGTGGAAGAAATTGACCAACGCGACAGTATCTTTATTCAAAAATTGGATCAACCAAAAACGATTTAA
- a CDS encoding IS701 family transposase, with protein MLNSFYQKSSLLTTLHAYFSDLKAAGLSKPMGLNYFWLCLALLVIGDRHSIRHLFEQFLGRVTKHSLNTFYRALAVIGNHLPQLEVRNLTYLLTLIPTTCQDLPLLLVLDDTVQPKFGHKFTGVKYLFDHAAHTGKRLVNAHDFVTLGLMIPTQRDQDDQPVYTFLPLATHLYQAEQATKYQQAAQMIKTTLKSIASDQQVFLLCDSWYPKAEINQLVMTQPNLAMIANVRKDTAMFGLPKRTGKRGRPRKYGDQIHLGNIALNLCSAGDQIGIVRCLTRLMPQPVYMIRVQRKTTCRLFMATCAPEELAAITTETLAVDPTQLTYRTPETSAPAPALRALAYYQKRWAIETYFYEMKTFWHFGDYAVRSVAKIEADHHLLNTAYTLMIVLPLTQPSLAFLVTKSLRERKLWLSRQIQAALFLASLARQVQRRLKTTPAKVVIQWLASCWSGVSEKL; from the coding sequence GTGTTGAACTCATTTTATCAAAAATCATCACTTTTAACCACCCTCCACGCCTATTTTTCTGATTTAAAAGCGGCTGGCTTGTCTAAGCCAATGGGCCTTAACTATTTTTGGTTGTGTCTAGCGTTGTTAGTGATCGGTGACCGCCACTCGATCCGCCACTTATTTGAACAATTTCTGGGCCGGGTGACGAAGCATTCTTTGAACACGTTTTATCGGGCTTTGGCAGTGATCGGTAACCACTTGCCACAGTTAGAAGTGCGCAACTTGACGTATTTACTGACCTTGATTCCCACTACTTGTCAGGACTTGCCCTTATTATTGGTTCTGGATGACACGGTCCAACCCAAGTTCGGCCACAAATTTACCGGCGTCAAATATCTATTCGATCACGCCGCACATACGGGTAAGCGGCTCGTCAATGCCCATGATTTCGTTACTTTAGGTCTGATGATCCCAACACAGCGGGACCAAGATGACCAGCCAGTTTATACGTTCTTGCCGTTAGCCACGCACCTTTATCAGGCGGAACAGGCGACCAAATACCAGCAAGCGGCGCAAATGATCAAGACGACTTTGAAATCGATCGCCAGCGACCAACAAGTGTTCCTACTGTGTGACAGTTGGTATCCCAAAGCTGAGATCAACCAACTGGTCATGACGCAACCTAATCTAGCTATGATCGCCAATGTGCGTAAAGATACCGCCATGTTTGGCTTACCCAAACGCACCGGTAAGCGCGGTCGGCCGCGGAAATATGGTGACCAGATCCATTTGGGAAATATTGCATTAAATCTTTGTTCGGCCGGAGATCAGATCGGTATAGTGCGGTGTCTGACACGCTTGATGCCCCAGCCAGTTTACATGATCCGCGTACAACGCAAGACGACTTGTCGTCTGTTCATGGCGACGTGCGCGCCCGAAGAATTAGCGGCGATCACAACCGAAACCCTAGCCGTTGATCCGACCCAGCTCACCTATCGGACGCCGGAGACCAGCGCCCCTGCGCCAGCGCTACGAGCGTTGGCCTACTATCAAAAACGTTGGGCGATCGAGACCTATTTTTATGAAATGAAAACATTCTGGCACTTCGGTGATTACGCCGTGCGTTCAGTAGCCAAGATTGAAGCCGATCATCATTTATTGAATACGGCGTATACCTTGATGATCGTATTGCCATTGACCCAACCTAGTTTAGCTTTTTTGGTAACCAAAAGTTTGCGTGAACGCAAACTCTGGTTAAGTCGGCAAATTCAAGCGGCGCTGTTTTTGGCTAGTTTAGCGCGGCAAGTGCAAAGGCGGTTAAAAACAACACCGGCCAAAGTGGTGATTCAGTGGTTGGCTTCTTGTTGGTCGGGGGTCAGTGAAAAGCTGTAA
- a CDS encoding uracil-DNA glycosylase produces the protein MATILPADLLTRGWQTVHGNVEGLVPGNGSLTPRFILVGEAPGETEVTSHKPFTGRAGIELDKSLATLGVTRAEVFITSAYRSRPFKLVTKTSKRTGETYQKKDNRPPTKQEMISQAFLLDYELAHLPTDLILTIGNTGLQRLLGNDYRVSSVHGQLFTGPVRRYDYDQKKFVPTQRSYRIMPTFHPAAVFYNRQLQVDLAADLAQFKQLL, from the coding sequence ATGGCGACTATTTTACCTGCCGATTTACTGACACGTGGTTGGCAAACTGTTCACGGTAACGTGGAAGGTCTAGTGCCTGGTAATGGTAGTCTTACACCGCGATTTATTTTAGTGGGCGAAGCCCCAGGAGAAACCGAAGTTACTTCGCATAAACCATTTACCGGTCGTGCTGGTATTGAATTAGATAAATCTTTGGCTACATTAGGTGTGACTCGTGCCGAGGTTTTTATTACCAGTGCTTATCGTAGTCGACCATTTAAGCTCGTCACTAAAACTTCTAAACGCACTGGCGAAACGTATCAAAAAAAGGATAACCGCCCACCAACCAAACAGGAAATGATCAGTCAAGCGTTTCTATTGGATTATGAATTAGCGCATTTACCAACCGATTTAATTTTGACCATTGGTAACACTGGCTTACAACGACTGTTGGGTAATGACTATCGCGTTAGTTCAGTTCACGGGCAATTATTTACTGGGCCAGTCAGGCGTTATGATTACGACCAAAAAAAGTTTGTGCCGACGCAACGAAGTTATCGCATTATGCCAACTTTTCATCCAGCTGCGGTTTTCTATAATCGTCAATTACAAGTCGATTTAGCAGCGGACTTAGCGCAATTTAAACAACTTTTGTAG
- a CDS encoding formate--tetrahydrofolate ligase, with protein sequence MSDIEIAQQNEQSEIKPIQTIAKQIGLDQHDIEQYGEYKAKVKLTALDQRSLPKDHKLILVTSINPTPAGEGKSTVTIGLGDAMNRLNKQTIIALREPSLGPVMGIKGGATGGGYAQVVPMEDINLHFTGDMHALTSANNTLAALIDNHIQQGNELHIDQRRITWKRALDINDRALRNVVIGLGGPFQGVPREDGFNITVASELMAILCLATSITDLKARIARIVIGYTDQKQPVTVADLKVQGAITMLLKDALKPNLVQTLEHTPTFVHGGPFANIAHGCNSVLATTAALKLADYTITEAGFGADLGAEKFLDIKVPQLGKHPDAIVLVATIRALKYNGGVALADLQTENVAALTAGFVNLKRHIKNMQQYGLPVTVAINHFVSDTAAEVAALQELCDELGVKAIDTEVWANGGAGGIDLANAVLASLAQPATFNPLYNDQASITEKVTTIVQKIYGGDAVEFSTKAQRQMQTFTTNGWDKLPICMAKTQYSFSDEPKQLGAPTGFKIHIREFVPDLGAGFLVALTGNVLTMPGLPKKPAALNMDIAEDGTITGLF encoded by the coding sequence TTGTCTGATATTGAAATTGCACAACAAAATGAGCAAAGCGAGATCAAGCCGATTCAAACGATTGCCAAACAAATTGGTTTAGATCAACATGATATTGAGCAGTATGGTGAATATAAAGCGAAAGTCAAATTGACTGCGTTAGATCAACGGTCGTTGCCTAAAGACCACAAGTTGATCTTAGTAACGTCAATTAATCCCACCCCAGCTGGTGAAGGCAAATCAACGGTCACAATTGGCCTTGGTGACGCTATGAATCGGCTCAATAAGCAGACAATCATTGCACTACGCGAACCGTCACTAGGCCCAGTGATGGGGATCAAAGGTGGCGCTACCGGTGGTGGCTATGCACAAGTCGTACCAATGGAAGACATCAATCTACACTTTACTGGCGATATGCATGCTTTAACTAGTGCTAACAATACTTTAGCCGCCTTGATCGATAATCACATTCAGCAAGGCAACGAACTACATATCGATCAGCGCCGGATCACCTGGAAACGGGCACTAGATATTAATGATCGAGCGCTACGGAACGTTGTGATTGGTCTTGGTGGGCCATTCCAAGGCGTGCCACGCGAAGACGGCTTTAATATTACTGTTGCTAGTGAATTAATGGCAATTTTATGTTTAGCCACTAGTATTACCGACTTAAAAGCACGAATTGCGCGGATCGTAATTGGTTATACGGATCAAAAACAACCAGTCACGGTGGCTGATCTTAAAGTTCAAGGCGCCATCACCATGTTATTAAAGGACGCACTAAAGCCTAATTTGGTACAAACGTTAGAACACACCCCAACCTTTGTTCATGGTGGGCCATTTGCTAATATTGCCCACGGTTGTAATAGTGTTTTAGCAACGACCGCGGCTTTGAAATTAGCTGATTATACGATTACTGAAGCTGGTTTTGGAGCTGATCTAGGTGCGGAGAAGTTCTTGGATATCAAAGTCCCACAATTAGGCAAGCATCCCGATGCCATTGTATTGGTCGCAACGATTCGTGCATTAAAATACAATGGTGGCGTCGCTTTAGCTGATCTACAAACTGAAAACGTTGCAGCTTTAACGGCGGGATTTGTCAATTTGAAACGGCACATCAAAAATATGCAGCAATACGGCTTACCAGTAACCGTCGCAATCAATCATTTTGTTTCTGATACGGCTGCCGAAGTGGCCGCCTTACAAGAACTGTGCGATGAACTAGGTGTTAAGGCAATTGATACTGAAGTTTGGGCCAATGGTGGTGCCGGCGGTATTGATTTGGCTAATGCGGTATTGGCTTCGTTAGCGCAACCAGCTACGTTTAACCCTCTATACAACGATCAAGCATCGATCACTGAAAAAGTAACGACGATCGTCCAAAAAATTTACGGTGGCGACGCGGTTGAATTTTCAACCAAGGCTCAGCGACAAATGCAGACTTTCACCACTAACGGTTGGGATAAGTTACCGATCTGTATGGCCAAAACACAATACTCATTTAGCGACGAGCCTAAACAGTTAGGCGCCCCAACTGGCTTTAAGATTCATATTCGTGAGTTTGTTCCAGATTTAGGCGCTGGCTTCTTAGTGGCTTTGACGGGGAATGTTTTGACGATGCCGGGCTTACCGAAAAAACCAGCCGCTTTAAATATGGATATTGCTGAAGATGGTACGATCACTGGCTTGTTCTAA
- the lspA gene encoding signal peptidase II, with amino-acid sequence MLYLILLVVIVGCDQLLKYWITTNLALQQVQTLIPNLFSLTYLRNDGAAWSILQGKQLFFMLLTPIVILVLGYLLYKARRQHRIYALGLTFMIAGALGNFIDRLRLGYVVDMFQLDFINFPIFNLADSALTVGVILVFVYLIFFADEKG; translated from the coding sequence TTGCTTTATTTAATTCTGTTAGTGGTGATCGTGGGTTGCGATCAATTACTAAAATACTGGATCACGACCAATCTCGCGTTACAACAAGTCCAAACGTTGATTCCTAATTTATTTTCGCTGACTTATTTGCGTAATGATGGTGCAGCCTGGAGCATTCTTCAAGGGAAGCAATTATTTTTTATGCTTTTAACGCCGATCGTCATTCTGGTGTTAGGTTACTTGCTTTATAAAGCTCGGCGACAACACCGCATTTACGCATTAGGCTTAACGTTCATGATTGCAGGTGCACTAGGTAATTTTATCGATCGGTTACGCTTGGGCTATGTCGTTGACATGTTTCAATTGGATTTTATCAACTTCCCAATTTTTAATCTTGCGGATAGTGCTTTAACTGTTGGTGTTATTTTAGTGTTTGTTTATTTGATATTTTTCGCAGATGAGAAAGGGTAA
- a CDS encoding RluA family pseudouridine synthase, with product MQEENLTLTVTTENGRLDKVISSHFEELSRAQVQQLIKTEHVQVNGQLEKAKYAVAAGDQITVSIPAPAALDVQPQNIPLDIVYEDDDVLVVNKPQGMVVHPAPGHPQDTLVNALLYHSPLSTINGVIRPGIVHRIDKDTSGLLMVAKNDQAHISLAAQLQAKTSQREYLALVHGVIKEDKGTIDAPIARAKNDRKKQAVVAGGKHAVTHFEVLERFNEYTLIKCILETGRTHQIRVHMKYIGHPVAGDPLYGPKKTLKGHGQFLHAALLGFKHPRTGEQMTFTTPLPSIFEQTLATLRKQVDR from the coding sequence ATGCAAGAAGAAAATTTAACGTTGACTGTGACTACTGAAAATGGTCGCTTAGATAAAGTGATCAGCAGTCATTTTGAAGAATTATCACGGGCGCAGGTTCAACAACTGATCAAAACCGAGCATGTTCAAGTCAATGGGCAGCTAGAAAAAGCAAAATACGCGGTGGCGGCCGGTGATCAAATTACCGTCAGCATACCAGCTCCTGCCGCTCTAGATGTGCAACCACAGAACATTCCCTTAGATATTGTCTATGAAGATGATGATGTCTTAGTTGTTAATAAACCTCAAGGTATGGTCGTTCATCCGGCACCAGGGCATCCCCAAGATACGCTGGTCAATGCGTTGTTGTATCACAGCCCGCTATCCACGATCAATGGGGTGATTCGGCCGGGTATCGTTCATCGAATCGACAAAGATACTTCTGGTTTACTGATGGTGGCTAAAAATGATCAAGCACATATCAGTTTAGCCGCGCAATTACAGGCAAAAACGTCGCAGCGTGAATATTTAGCGCTGGTGCATGGGGTGATTAAAGAAGATAAAGGTACCATTGATGCCCCAATTGCCCGTGCTAAAAATGATCGGAAGAAACAAGCCGTTGTTGCTGGCGGTAAACATGCGGTGACACATTTTGAAGTGTTAGAACGCTTTAATGAATATACGCTGATCAAATGTATTCTGGAAACTGGCCGTACACACCAGATTCGCGTGCATATGAAGTATATCGGGCATCCAGTTGCTGGTGATCCGCTTTATGGACCTAAAAAAACATTAAAAGGGCATGGTCAATTTTTGCACGCAGCATTGTTAGGGTTTAAGCATCCACGAACCGGTGAACAGATGACCTTTACAACACCATTACCGTCGATTTTTGAACAAACCTTAGCAACTTTGCGAAAACAGGTTGACAGATAG
- a CDS encoding EbsA family protein: MQRSFYYQPDLYSSIIFWSWTFVILFISGTGWLEITTIQWFTIATFILFLIVAALGIFRRRLTLDAANASLTLRRFWPKQAREIKFSELQHVVVLPHGVRFELTRLPYITILMTKQQKQQLIATLSELRAAAASR, translated from the coding sequence ATGCAACGTTCTTTTTATTATCAACCTGATTTATATTCTAGCATTATTTTTTGGTCATGGACTTTTGTGATTTTATTTATTAGTGGGACGGGTTGGTTAGAGATCACTACGATTCAATGGTTTACGATTGCAACGTTTATTTTATTTTTAATTGTCGCAGCGTTAGGTATTTTTCGGCGTCGTTTAACGCTAGATGCTGCTAACGCTAGTTTGACTTTGCGTCGTTTTTGGCCGAAACAAGCACGTGAGATCAAATTTAGTGAGCTACAGCATGTGGTGGTTTTACCGCACGGTGTACGCTTCGAGTTAACGCGCTTACCTTATATCACAATCTTAATGACTAAACAGCAGAAACAACAGCTAATTGCCACATTAAGTGAACTACGTGCCGCCGCGGCTTCACGTTAG
- a CDS encoding nitroreductase family protein, translating to MKTTVVDLLKNRRSIYALGKNVTASQEEIASLVKSVVREAPTAFNGQTTRAIILFGDKHDQLWDIVVKRLKSEVPTEAAYESTKAKIASFKAGFGTIMYFTDEDIVRNEEQQFELYADNFADWAEQAQGNAQLAVWTALAENGIGASLQHYNPIIDELVHDAFDIPSNWRLRAQMPFGSIEAAAGEKEYMDDESRFCVLK from the coding sequence ATGAAAACAACTGTAGTCGATTTATTGAAAAACCGCCGCTCAATCTATGCTTTAGGTAAAAACGTTACGGCTTCACAAGAGGAAATTGCGAGCTTAGTTAAATCAGTCGTTCGCGAAGCCCCAACTGCATTTAACGGTCAAACGACCCGCGCAATTATTTTATTCGGCGACAAGCACGATCAATTATGGGATATCGTGGTTAAACGCTTGAAGTCAGAAGTACCAACAGAAGCAGCTTATGAAAGCACTAAAGCTAAAATCGCCAGCTTCAAAGCAGGCTTTGGTACGATTATGTACTTTACCGATGAAGATATCGTGCGTAATGAAGAACAACAATTCGAATTATATGCAGATAACTTTGCTGATTGGGCTGAACAAGCGCAAGGTAACGCACAATTAGCTGTTTGGACAGCCTTAGCTGAAAACGGTATTGGCGCTAGCTTACAGCATTACAACCCAATCATTGATGAATTAGTACATGATGCATTTGATATTCCTAGCAACTGGCGCTTACGGGCACAAATGCCATTTGGTTCGATCGAAGCAGCCGCTGGTGAAAAAGAATATATGGACGACGAATCACGTTTCTGTGTGCTTAAATAA
- a CDS encoding ribonuclease HI family protein, producing MIILATDAATKGSPGPSAAGALITYDHQRLQLKKVLPEMDNHHAEFAAVIFGLQALHERHLTTEILELRTDSKLVHSSLEKGYAKHFQAEVDQILQLEQTFPLVLHVWEADHQHRGPHNLAQQALFNQLNTKK from the coding sequence ATGATTATTCTCGCCACTGACGCGGCCACTAAAGGTTCACCCGGTCCCAGCGCGGCTGGTGCATTGATTACCTATGATCACCAGCGATTACAATTAAAAAAAGTTTTACCCGAAATGGATAACCATCATGCCGAATTTGCTGCGGTTATTTTTGGTCTGCAGGCCCTGCATGAACGACATCTAACCACGGAAATACTTGAATTACGTACCGACAGTAAACTAGTTCATTCTAGCCTGGAAAAAGGCTACGCCAAACATTTTCAGGCTGAGGTTGATCAAATCTTACAACTAGAACAGACCTTTCCGTTAGTACTCCACGTTTGGGAAGCCGATCATCAGCATCGTGGGCCGCATAATTTAGCCCAGCAAGCACTCTTTAACCAATTAAACACAAAAAAATAG